Sequence from the Penicillium oxalicum strain HP7-1 chromosome IV, whole genome shotgun sequence genome:
TGGTATTGCACTGAGATGATATTGAGATACTAAGATACACCTGACAGAGAGAGCCAAGGTGCCCGCCGCCAGGCAGTCGTCGTGATTTGTTTGAGCGTAACGACGGATGATCGTTGTTCATCACCACAATCGACGACCCACACAGCCTTGATGGTGACAACAAAAAAGTTCAGCGACCTGTCAATGACTGATGAAATGTGACCTTTCAAAGAAGCATTCTATCTGCTGTACGCCCGCCAAAGAAACATGCCGATATggacaagaagatcaaagatgagaaaaaaaaaggataaaaTATTTCATTCATTTGCCCCCACCATCAATGCAGGTTGCGGTTATGGAGCTGAAGACTCTGGGTGAGTGGGAGACGAGTCGGTCCATGCTGGACTCGAGAGGTATATGAGAATAACATCACACATGAAAGTCTCGTTTTGAGATCATTTTTGTTGTCGTTTCAGTCTTGGTTCAAAAGAAGAACCCAAGTTAGGGCAGGCCTGGACCTCGTCTAGACACTGATAGTCTTGAAGACACTGCAGGAGAAACCCCTTGTTAGCATACGGTGCCTTGACACACGAGAACAAATCACTTCAATCGACGATGCATACCTGAAGCCGTTACCACCGGTCGCCATTAGCGTACCCGGCATCTGCTCTTGCCAGTGTACCTCCTTGACCGACTCCATGTAGTGAACAAAGAGCAATTGAGGAGGAATATCGGCCATGCCTGCCTGTCGgctttcctcgtcatccAGCTCGACTGCCAGATCCCACAAAGTGACGGTGTTGTCAGCAGAGCCAACAGCCACAACACTGTCATCCGTGGGGTGCCACTCAATGCTGGTGACGGGCTCCTTGTGGAAGTCAAAGGAGGCAACTGGAGAGGCGCGAATCCGCCCAGCATTGTTAGGTTTCCAGTGGCGCAAGTCCCAGACCGCCCATTGTCCATCATCTGCGCCGGTTGCCAACAGGTGGAAGGTCTGATTCGACCAGCTCATGACGTTGACATCAGTGTTGGAAATGTGCACATCCACAGCCGGCTTGCGAGACTTGGACCGTACATCCCAAACCTTGACACTACCGTCACTGCTCGCGGACGCAAACACGTTCTTCTCGTTGGGGGACCATTGCAGCTCCTCGACAGATGATTGATGACCGGTAAAAGGTCGGGTGTCGGTCACCCAGCCTCCGCCTTCGGTTCGAGTAGTCGCATAGATCAGACCGTCGTTGTCACCAGTCAAGAGCTTCCCCAGAGGCTGTAATGGCGACCAGTCCAAAGCATAGCCCTCGGCCTTGTGCATGCGCAGCGTGGACAGAGGCTTGGACGCCGAGGGCGGGAGGACCGTTCCCGGGACATCAAAGCTGGCGAGATGCGCGGTGACGTCGTGGATCAGAACTTGAGAATTCTCCAGCATGGTTGCAGTCAGGGTTTGAGGGGGTTTTGAGTAATCTGCTGACTGCGAGGGGGTCTGGTGGCAGCGAATGCGGTTGGTCGTTGAGCCTAGTGGGATCGACTTGTGCTCAAGGATGGGCTCGCCCATGTCGTCGTCCGAGTCGGACTCTTCGTCGGAGTCCTCTCCGTCTCGCTCCATCTTACTCAAGCTGCTCATCTTGAGCACCATCAATTCGTTGTCCTTGGCGCGGGAGCCCTCGGCTTGGGTGCCTGCCACGGCGTAGACGGTAGCAGGGAAAGTCTTCCGGTTGTCACCGAGCGAGTCGCGCACAATGTCGAAGGACAGGCAAGGCCAGGGCGTGCTGAGAGTGTGCAACATATCATAGGTGGACGGATCGGGCGAAAGAGTCTCTCCTGGCGCCAATTTTGTCCGTCCAGGAATAAAGGTCTGTTTGTCGACATCCATCGCCTCTGGAATGGATTCACATTTCCATTAGAGCGTGTTCCTCGCTTCGACGGTGATTTGCATCTGCACAGAGTGATCCCTCGAGTTGACTCACctcgctcttcctcctcccgcTCAGCATCCGGGCGACCGTCGACGCCAGCCTCGAGGATCTCATCCTCGCTCTCAAACTCATCTTCAAATTCGTCCTCAAACTCCCCCACTTCGTCAGCCGGCGCATCCACCATTGGGCGCTCGCCGGCCTTGAGCGCAGCCGACTGCTCGTCCGCAGCATCTGCCGATCTTTTGGACATCTTGAAGCAGGACTGAAACCGGGGATTGTCAAGTATCGACAACCTCAGaatggagggggaaatggCCGATaagaacttttttttcccggtAGATTTTGGGCACCGCGCGGGACCAAGACGCTAAGCCTATCGTGGTCTAGCGTGGATCCCGCAGTTCCGCCCGTCGACGAGCTGAACCTGAAGCAACCGCTGGCGGATGGAGACCGAACTGGACTCGTCAGGACTGGACCCGATTGAGATTGACCTGACTTCTGCTGCAAATCTCCTGTCCAGCAGTGGCCTAAGTGCGAACCTCCCCCCTTCACGCCACTGCTATTTGTCTGCTCATCATCCATTCCCTGTTGATCCCGGGGCTGGTCATCTCGCGCACCCTCgctttctccccctccaaccTCGTCTGCCGTCGCAAATACGCCGACCCGTGCCATCGCGCTGTTTACTCCCCGCCCCACGCCATTCCCTCACACGAATCCCGACGATTTTTCACTACTTGAAGAGAACACCCCACGGACCATTTACATTGTTGGTCGCACCGAACTGACTGAACGGTCTCAAGACGCTCCAGTCATTCGGAAATACTTTGGACCTGTCGCGCACCCATCTCCTTTCCCCGCAAGAACTGACAGCGGATTGTTTCCTCACCGTCCAGGGAGCTTGCACCCTTGGTTGCAGCCACGACCTCTTCGTTGATCTCGCATTCCTCATTCCACCTTGACAATCTCGTTCTCGGTTTCTCAATTCTTCTGGCACCGCTCATGGATCCGCTGCAAGATCCTGCTTCCGGGGCCCCCGCGGATGCGGAGCTGCCTCATGCTGTGGAGGAAGCTGCAGTGGCCGAGGCTCCAGTATCGCAGGAATCCGGCCCATCTGAGCAGCAGACCCTTGACGACTCGGCGCCGGCGCCTGTTCATGTGAATGTCGAGGAATCTGATCCCGTCAACCAGACCAGTGGTCGTGGAGCCATCGACAATGGCTACAACAGTGACTCCAAGGCACACTACCACTCGCGGTCAACAGACTTCCACCATTCGGCTCCTGAATATACACATGAAGATGCCGATGCGTCTGCTCGTCTCACCTCTTCCCCATCCGTCAGCCATCACACTCAGCCGCACCACCCTCGACCGGGCTCTGGCTTCTCCAGCGGTCCCGAGCGACAAAGCTTGTCCCAACAGCCACAGACCGCGGACTCCTCACAGCGACAGGCGGCATCCTCATCAAAAAACAGTGTTGTCATCAAAGTGGGTATGGTCGGAGATGCTCAGATCGGCAAGACCAGTCTGATGGTCAAATACGTGGAGGGAAGCTGGGATGAAGATTACATCCAGACGCTGGGTAGGCTCGAGTCCCCTTGGCTTGCCTTTGGTGAAGACTGAATGATGTTGGTACATGAACTGACTCGATCAATCTTAAGGTGTCAATTTCATGGAGAAAACCATTTCCATCCGCAATACTGAAATCACATTCTCAATCTGGGACCTGGGTGGCCAGCGCGAGTTTGTCAACATGTTGCCGCTCGTTTGTAATGATGCAGTAGCGATTCTGTTCATGTTTGATCTCACCCGCAAGAGCACCCTGAATTCGATCAAGGAATGGTATCGCCAAGGACGGGGCTTCAATAAGACTGCCATTCCGTTCCTGGTCGGTACCAAGTACGATCACTTTGTCAACTTTCCTCGTGAGGATCAAGAGGAGATCTCACTTCAAGTATGTGCACTGTCAATTCTGACGGCCAAGGGAGAAGTTCGCTCATGCTAATTGGAATCTCACCCTGGTAGGCGAAACGATTTGCCAAGGCCATGAAGGCCAGCTTGATCTTCAGCAGCACCAGTCACAGCATCAACGTGCAAAAGGTTTTTTTGATCACCCATCTCGTCTCTTTGGGGGACTCGACTAATGTTCATCAGATCTTCAAAATTGTTCTCGCCAAAGCCTTTGACCTCAAATGCACCATTCCAGAAATTGAGAACATTGGCGAGCCTCTTTTGCTCTACAAGAATGCGTAAAGGTGACGATGACTCTCTCGCAGCTATGGGCCTGTGATGTTTCCCGGAATGATGGTACGCTGCCCCACGATAGCTCTCCTTTGCGTTCCTCTGTCTAGCCAACAtgactgtttttttttcttcgtctttcaTATGTACCTCATACCTCCATTCCTTCTGCTAGTGTTTCCACTGGGAGTGAAATCGCACGGGAAAGCTACCTGTCTGTTCTACCTTGGACTCCAATTCCGTGTGCGACTATTGATGATGCTTCATTGTGTGGATTTTTCTCATATCTttgcctcttcttctccttcggCCTTCCGGTTCTCATGGAATGAAGTTCCCATCTGGACGAACGCCGCCTTGTCTTTTTCATGTGATTAAATTTTGTGCTCTTGTCCAAGCGAGGGCTCCGCTTGCCGCAGACAACCACCTCGGGCGTTTGGGAGTTCCCATGGTTAATGGCGCCATGCTGAGAATATCAGTCTACCAAATCCTACCCTCACTGATGATGCATCTTGAATGGTTGCTCTTAGAGGTTGTTAGGGACAGCATGAGTTGGCTTTCACCTCTCAATGCGCTTACAATCCCCCGTGATAAAACAGAGAGATCATTTGTTCAGGGAGAAACACCCCACGGTCTACCCAGATAGGTCGACACATCGTTCAGAAATTGCTCCATCCCATCTCGTACTTTCTGGCCCATCTGCTGGAATCAAGGGCAATGAACATGATAAGATCTTGGTCTAAGACAACGGGAAACCTCGAACTTTAAGCTTCAATCGCCGTGACTGGGCGGGTTCAACCAGCACTCGATTCCCTCCTGACTTTCGGAATCGAATTGATCCAAGCGCCCATAGGTACTTCGCAACATGCGCCGCAAAGGAGCCTCGGCGCTCTTCCTCCAAGACTATAATTCCTCGTGTCATCGTTGCCTCGTAGGTACGGTACCTCCTCATCACATGAACCGTCTCTCTGCATTTGGTACTCCCAGATGTCTGGTAGGCGATCAGACTAAATGACCAAGGGGGAGTCGGTGCGTGCCAGGAGTAGGTACTGACTCGGGTCTGCGTCGATTTATGTAAGGTTCCTGAATCACGGAGTATGGCAGGTCCACCAAGTCGGCGAATACCGAACCGTGGGTCGAGTGGTCCAAATCGATCATCAGGTCGGTCCCTCCTTTTGGAAATACAACACTAACCCCGACCATCCATTCCCGAGGGTGCGTCCACactctctcatcttctcccctcTGAGAGTGATGGTCTGCACTCTGAAATACACACGTTCGTTGGTCGGTCCTTGCTCGGTCGCCCTAGATGCGTTTCAGTGTCGGCCCCCGCCAAGCCACCAAGTAGTCCCGATACTTCAACCGTCGCCGCAACTGCAATAGCCCAGTTCTCAGGAAACGCAGTCAACCATTTCACACCCGCGCTCGGCGTCCTACTTGATGTAGACAAAGAAGGCCAGAGCAATTTACGCATTCATCATGGCCGAGGTACCCCAGCTAGGCTCCATTCAAGAGCGGATTGCTGCCCTCAAATTATCCCAAGCCGCGCAATCTTCAGCCGGCGCAGAACCGCCGCATCCATTGCTCCGTCCAGCCACGGATCGAAGCAGATCAGCCAATATCCCCCCCTCCTACACAGTCACCGGCTCGGTCGCAGAGAGCAACTCGATTGGAAATGAGCCGGCCTCTCTCAACACGCAGAGATCAGCCGTGCCCCCTATTCCGTCGCCGAGGCTCGAAGTCAAGCCCAAAAAGCCGCCGCCACCTCTGCCAACACGCCGATCAGATCGcccgcctcctccttccccgCCGGTCAGACCTGGATCCACAGCTCCCACAGGAACCACAACGCAAGAAGAATCCCGTCCTTCTTTACCTCCCCGTCGACCGACGCGGCTCTCGCACAAGCCATCGCAGGATTCGGTTTTGTCCAGTGCGTCACATTCGACCACGGCGACAGGCTTGGGGCGCGGCGCTTCCTCGACATCTGTGAACTCCGTTGGCAATGGTCGCATCAAAGCCCCAGCATGGGGTGAGGCTGAATTACCTGCCCTCCCGGCGAGACGACCCAGAGAAGACCCGGTCGATGTTGCGCAACCCACACGTGCGGAATCCAAGACGAGCGCTGGGGGGCTGACGGGGAAACTCTCTGCCTTGAGAGGCAAGATCCCCGGATCGTcaagttcttcttcgtccaAACCAGCACGTCCAACGATCCCCTCTCGCCCGTCAGCCAGAGCAACATCACAACCTCCTGGGCCTCGACTTCCTCCGCGCCGGCCATCCGGAACGGAGACGTCGTCAGGTAGTCCCTATGCAGAGGAAGATCCCGAGGAAGCAAGGCCGAGTCTGCCAACTCGACGGTTACCGCCCCCCTCGGCCGTGAATAACCTCCCCGATGCTCGAAATCTTGGATTCGGGTCCTTGACCAAACGACCCAGTATTCCTGCACGACCAAAAAGCTCTCCCGCGGAGGACGGGTGCGCTGGCGGCCGTCCTCCTCCACCGGTGCCTACCGCGTCTCGACCGGACCTTGCCAAATTGATGGCCACGAAGCCACGATTCCACGCGTCTCAGCCGGGTCCTACCGCGCCCATGGGCGAGCCAAGCACAGAATGTATGGTCTGCCATGACTTTTCGGGACCCGACGCTCATGCGGCACAGTACCCACGACAGTCGCTCCCGACGCACGATCTCGACTGGCTGGCAAATGAGCTGACTGCTCCATTCCCATCTCTGACCGACAAGGCCAGAGCTATCTTCACGTGGCTTCATCACAACGTCGAATACGACGTGGTATCTTACTTTAGTGGGAATTTGCAACCATCCACCCCGGCCAGTACTTTCACCAGCGGATTGGCAGTGTGCGAGGGTTATGCCACACTCTTCGCAACCTTGGCCACAAAAGCTGGGCTTGAAGCCATCGTCGTGGGCGGGCATGGCAAGGGATGCGGCCACACCCAAATCGCTCCCGGCCAGCCTACACCTCCGTATGACCCGTCAGGTCATGCGTGGAACGCGGTCAAAATTGATGGGGGTCAATGGAAGCTCATCGACGCATGTTGGGGAGCCGGGGCGGTGGATGACCAGACACAGACATATATCAAACGCTTCGAACCGTACATGTTTACGATTCCCAATGAGGAGTTTGGCTTGAAGCATTTCCCCAAAAACAAGGACCACTTCTTCCGCAGTGATGGACGACAGATCAGCTGGGAGGAATACATCACTACAGATCCGGCTGCGCCGCTGGGCATAAAGCCACCTCAGGTTTGGAGTAATGTCTCTGATTACAGCATCGGCAGCAAGACGGTCCTACCCGCCGAGGGTGTCATTTCGATCTCCACGACGCCCAGCCCAATCCGCTTCCAATTCGGTCTACTGTGTGAGCATTGGACAATGGCACGACACAGCCGACAGAAGCCGAGTCTCTTCTTGCTTGAGGTGCACGGAGTGGACGGACGTCAGAAAGAGCGTTTTGCATTCAATCATGTGCTCGGGTCTGGGCCCGGTGGCGGTGGAGAGGCGTGGTACATTGACATTGGGGATACTCGGCAACTGGGTGCTCCGGGTCAAAAGGTGAAGCTGCTCGTTTTGATGACCTTTGGTGATCGGCATGACTGTCGCGGCCTAACGGCCGAGGAGTATAGGAGCCAGGTCGGACGGGTAGGGATGTCCTGGTCTCCACTTGTGGAATGGACCTTGGGTCGATGAAGCGCGTgcaagggggaggggggaggcCAGTGATGCCCGTCGCGACATGAAGCGTCGCTATGCATGATTTGGGGCTTTGTTATGTTGGAGCTGGATTTACAGCTCACAGCCTCGTATTCATAACAAACTCATATTTCTATGAGGCGCCGGCGAGCTTTGTTGTCCTTTTATCAACGAGAGTCCTCTCTACCAATGTAGGTCTTTGTTGGTACGCAACGCAACGCAGCAGCAGTAGATGGATATTGTGGGAGCACTAGTCTCAAGTATAGAGCGGTTACATTTGAAAATGCAAAAAGACCTCCCACACACAAGTATGAAGGATATGATTTTCTTACCGTCCAAAGCGCCGCGCCGTCCCATACAAGTCCAAAAAGGTCTACAGGCATTCAGTCAGGGAGAACAGCATTTTTTCACTGCCCGGGCCAAGAAACACGAGTAGTAATAGTGAGGATGGGGTTTTTgtaataaaaaaaaacacaagatGGTGAAAACTACAAACTACATGACGGGCAGTAAAGTCAGATCTGGCGCAAGTTTCCATTTCACAGTCAATAGCCCGGAATAATAAAAAAAGTA
This genomic interval carries:
- a CDS encoding Ribosome assembly protein rrb1 — translated: MSKRSADAADEQSAALKAGERPMVDAPADEVGEFEDEFEDEFESEDEILEAGVDGRPDAEREEEEREAMDVDKQTFIPGRTKLAPGETLSPDPSTYDMLHTLSTPWPCLSFDIVRDSLGDNRKTFPATVYAVAGTQAEGSRAKDNELMVLKMSSLSKMERDGEDSDEESDSDDDMGEPILEHKSIPLGSTTNRIRCHQTPSQSADYSKPPQTLTATMLENSQVLIHDVTAHLASFDVPGTVLPPSASKPLSTLRMHKAEGYALDWSPLQPLGKLLTGDNDGLIYATTRTEGGGWVTDTRPFTGHQSSVEELQWSPNEKNVFASASSDGSVKVWDVRSKSRKPAVDVHISNTDVNVMSWSNQTFHLLATGADDGQWAVWDLRHWKPNNAGRIRASPVASFDFHKEPVTSIEWHPTDDSVVAVGSADNTVTLWDLAVELDDEESRQAGMADIPPQLLFVHYMESVKEVHWQEQMPGTLMATGGNGFSVFKTISV
- a CDS encoding Septum-promoting GTP-binding protein 1, producing MDPLQDPASGAPADAELPHAVEEAAVAEAPVSQESGPSEQQTLDDSAPAPVHVNVEESDPVNQTSGRGAIDNGYNSDSKAHYHSRSTDFHHSAPEYTHEDADASARLTSSPSVSHHTQPHHPRPGSGFSSGPERQSLSQQPQTADSSQRQAASSSKNSVVIKVGMVGDAQIGKTSLMVKYVEGSWDEDYIQTLGVNFMEKTISIRNTEITFSIWDLGGQREFVNMLPLVCNDAVAILFMFDLTRKSTLNSIKEWYRQGRGFNKTAIPFLVGTKYDHFVNFPREDQEEISLQAKRFAKAMKASLIFSSTSHSINVQKVFLITHLVSLGDSTNVHQIFKIVLAKAFDLKCTIPEIENIGEPLLLYKNA